The Clostridioides sp. ES-S-0010-02 genome window below encodes:
- a CDS encoding M20 family metallo-hydrolase yields MLGQRCMDYLQTLGKISSTTTGLTRLILTDEHKKSIELISSWMKNLNLDIEIDDIGNIIGTYKSNFLNAPTLVVASHQDSVKCGGIFDGMLGIIVPLIGLEESINNNKSYPFNIKLVAFAEEEGTRFETSLMGSKVFAGTFKEELLKSVDENGITLEEAVTKFGFDTKNLINLHPRKDIDAYLEFHIEQGPVLENNALPAGIVSSITGFKSFKISVNGKSGHAGTLPMDMRFDAGCCACECVLSIENIAKITPDLVATVGKMNFYPSSSNVVPERVDFTLDVRSCSQETLDTSVIKIFDEITRICQNRKLNYTSELSFENVPVPCSDKMTKVIEKSFVDLNLNPFYIYSGAGHDAQEMDNITDIGMVFIRCTEGISHNPNENVTVNDLDIAVKIFLKILDNLNLK; encoded by the coding sequence ATGTTAGGACAAAGATGTATGGATTATTTACAAACATTAGGAAAAATAAGTTCAACAACAACAGGACTTACAAGACTTATATTAACTGATGAGCATAAAAAATCGATTGAATTAATAAGTTCTTGGATGAAAAATTTGAATCTTGATATTGAAATTGACGATATTGGAAATATTATAGGTACATATAAATCTAATTTCTTAAACGCACCTACATTAGTAGTTGCATCTCATCAAGATAGTGTAAAATGTGGAGGTATATTTGATGGAATGCTAGGAATAATTGTTCCTCTAATTGGACTTGAAGAATCTATAAATAATAATAAGTCTTATCCATTTAATATTAAATTAGTTGCATTCGCTGAGGAAGAAGGAACAAGATTTGAAACATCTCTAATGGGAAGTAAAGTTTTTGCTGGTACTTTTAAAGAGGAACTACTCAAATCTGTTGATGAAAATGGAATCACGCTTGAAGAAGCTGTAACAAAATTTGGATTTGATACTAAAAATTTAATAAATTTACACCCTAGAAAAGATATTGATGCTTATTTAGAATTCCATATCGAACAGGGACCTGTCTTAGAAAACAATGCTCTTCCTGCTGGTATTGTTTCAAGTATTACAGGATTTAAGAGTTTTAAAATATCAGTAAATGGCAAATCTGGCCATGCTGGAACACTCCCAATGGATATGCGATTTGATGCTGGATGTTGTGCTTGTGAATGTGTATTATCAATTGAAAATATAGCTAAGATAACGCCTGATTTAGTTGCTACAGTTGGAAAGATGAATTTCTATCCATCATCATCAAATGTAGTTCCTGAAAGGGTTGATTTTACTCTTGACGTCCGCTCATGTTCACAAGAAACTCTTGATACTTCAGTAATAAAAATATTTGATGAAATAACTCGCATATGTCAAAATAGAAAACTTAATTATACAAGTGAACTCTCTTTTGAAAATGTTCCTGTACCATGTTCTGATAAAATGACAAAAGTTATAGAAAAAAGTTTTGTGGATTTAAATCTCAACCCATTTTATATTTATAGTGGCGCTGGTCATGATGCTCAAGAAATGGATAATATAACTGATATAGGCATGGTATTTATAAGATGTACTGAAGGCATAAGTCATAATCCTAATGAAAATGTTACTGTGAATGATTTAGATATTGCAGTAAAAATATTTTTAAAAATACTAGATAATCTTAATCTAAAATAA
- a CDS encoding ABC-2 transporter permease encodes MKGLILKDLLNLKSNIKFLILFMIVFGYISSVGDGNNSSFIGVIIVLCTTMIVSTFSYDDLNKWDSYVLTMPIKRDTIVLSKYLTMLIFSFIGVFFSLIISIVNGYFKNTLVLDDTLVITGLILSISVCFASLILPLIYKFGTEKARLLMIACFLLPTAAILGFKSLLERFNSSISIEIILNTLVYSLPFIAILLFVISYFISTKIYCKKEV; translated from the coding sequence ATGAAGGGACTAATTTTAAAAGACTTACTTAATTTAAAAAGCAATATAAAATTTCTAATTTTATTTATGATTGTATTTGGATATATCTCTTCTGTTGGAGATGGAAATAACAGTAGTTTTATAGGTGTTATTATAGTTTTATGTACAACAATGATTGTTTCAACATTTTCATATGATGATTTAAATAAATGGGATAGCTATGTACTTACAATGCCTATCAAACGTGACACTATTGTATTAAGTAAATATTTAACTATGTTAATATTTAGCTTTATAGGTGTATTTTTTTCACTTATTATTAGCATTGTTAATGGATATTTTAAAAATACACTTGTTTTAGATGATACTTTAGTTATTACAGGATTAATTTTATCAATTTCAGTATGTTTTGCTAGCCTTATTTTACCACTTATTTATAAATTTGGTACAGAAAAAGCTCGTTTATTAATGATTGCATGCTTTTTACTTCCTACTGCTGCAATATTAGGATTTAAAAGTCTTTTGGAAAGATTTAATTCAAGTATTTCTATTGAAATTATACTTAATACTTTAGTTTATTCTCTTCCATTTATTGCGATTTTATTATTTGTAATTTCATATTTTATTTCTACAAAAATTTATTGTAAAAAAGAAGTGTAA
- a CDS encoding ABC transporter ATP-binding protein, protein MIIMDAITIKNLNKVYKNFALQDVSFSVPKGSIMGFVGENGAGKTTTLKSILNLISYDSGNIEIFGLDNIKNEKEIKEQIGVVFEGSNFHENLNTNNISKIMSHIYKNWDDRLFKEYLKQLRVPNNKLIKEFSKGNKMKLSIAVALSHKPKLLILDEATSSLDPIVREEILDIFLDFIQDEEHSIILSSHITSDLDKIADYITFIHKGKIVFSESKDELIDTMGILKCNSNDFAKLTNEDYSYYRKSQFGYEVLLKDKYKFITKHPNLIVDNTSIEEIMLFYVRGDK, encoded by the coding sequence ATGATAATTATGGACGCAATAACTATAAAAAACCTAAACAAAGTTTACAAAAATTTTGCATTACAAGATGTATCTTTTTCAGTACCAAAAGGCTCTATAATGGGATTTGTAGGTGAAAATGGTGCAGGAAAAACTACTACACTAAAATCAATTTTAAATTTAATATCTTATGATAGTGGAAATATTGAAATCTTTGGCCTTGATAACATAAAAAATGAAAAAGAAATCAAAGAACAAATTGGTGTCGTATTTGAAGGAAGCAACTTTCATGAGAATTTAAATACAAATAATATCTCAAAAATTATGAGCCATATCTATAAAAACTGGGATGATAGACTATTTAAAGAATATTTAAAACAACTAAGAGTTCCAAATAATAAACTAATTAAAGAATTTTCAAAAGGTAATAAAATGAAACTTAGTATTGCTGTAGCTTTATCTCATAAACCAAAGTTATTAATATTAGATGAAGCAACTAGTTCACTTGACCCTATTGTAAGAGAAGAAATATTGGATATATTCTTAGATTTTATACAAGATGAAGAACATTCTATTATTTTATCTTCACATATTACAAGTGATTTAGACAAAATAGCAGATTATATTACATTTATACATAAGGGGAAAATTGTATTTAGCGAAAGCAAAGATGAATTAATCGATACTATGGGTATCTTAAAATGTAATTCTAATGATTTTGCTAAACTTACAAATGAAGATTATTCATATTATCGTAAAAGCCAGTTTGGATATGAAGTACTACTTAAAGATAAGTATAAATTTATTACAAAACATCCAAACCTTATAGTTGATAATACATCAATTGAAGAAATTATGTTATTTTATGTGAGAGGTGATAAATAA
- a CDS encoding GntR family transcriptional regulator: protein MNIVISNSSGKPIYEQITTQIKSMIISGELPEGTALPSMRLLAKELRISVITTKRAYSDLEHDGFIETVTGKGSFVSGKNMDFVKEEQLRLIEEYLQKAVDTAQSSGITYNELQDILLLLYKGE, encoded by the coding sequence TTGAATATAGTTATTAGTAATTCAAGTGGCAAGCCAATATACGAACAAATTACTACACAAATTAAAAGTATGATTATAAGTGGAGAGTTGCCAGAAGGTACTGCTCTTCCAAGTATGAGATTATTAGCAAAAGAACTTAGAATAAGTGTAATTACTACAAAACGAGCATATAGTGATTTAGAACATGATGGATTTATTGAAACAGTTACTGGTAAAGGTAGTTTCGTATCTGGCAAAAATATGGATTTTGTTAAAGAAGAACAACTTCGTTTAATCGAAGAATACCTACAAAAAGCAGTTGATACAGCTCAAAGTAGTGGCATTACATATAATGAGTTACAAGATATTTTACTTTTATTATATAAGGGAGAATGA
- a CDS encoding replication/maintenance protein RepL, with protein MNKSKYMNVCFKNYIKVAEGMYTKRDLIPIKLINSMDKNNKIRKTLHELSCEFEYPKTSLSSLFTELKKLDFLQKVKNGEYMINPHIAYKGNKADKESLLEEYNQIKRPNKVSK; from the coding sequence ATGAACAAAAGTAAATATATGAATGTTTGCTTTAAAAATTATATCAAAGTGGCAGAAGGAATGTATACTAAAAGAGATTTAATTCCAATAAAATTGATAAATTCTATGGATAAAAATAATAAGATTAGGAAAACACTACATGAATTATCTTGCGAATTTGAATATCCAAAGACTTCCTTGTCTTCATTGTTTACAGAACTAAAAAAATTAGATTTTTTACAGAAAGTAAAAAATGGTGAGTATATGATAAATCCACATATAGCATATAAAGGAAATAAAGCTGATAAAGAAAGTTTACTAGAAGAATATAATCAGATAAAAAGACCTAATAAGGTTAGTAAATAA
- the clpB gene encoding ATP-dependent chaperone ClpB has product MDVEKMTLRVQKSLNEAYNEAVKNHNQQVDVIHLFSALINQEDGLIPNIVEKMNISIDSLRNTVNFEMDKLPKVYGEGADSQGVSATRKINEVLIKAESISKEFKDSYISVEHVMLAMMETESKSVVGKILKQYNINKNDFLNVLSQVRGSQRVETQDPEGTYDALARYGTNLVDLAKKNKLDPVIGRDEEIRRIIRILSRRTKNNPVLIGEPGVGKTAIVEGLAERIVRGDVPEGLKDKIVFSLDMGALIAGAKYRGEFEERLKAVLKEVQSSDGKIILFIDEIHTIVGAGKTEGSMDAGNLIKPMLARGELNCIGATTFDEYRKYIEKDKALERRFQPVIAEEPTVEDTISILRGLKERFEIHHGVRIHDNAIVAAAKLSHRYIQDRFLPDKAIDLIDEAGAMIRSEIDSLPTELDVVRRKLFTLETEREALLKENDDKSKTRLEDIQKEIAELKSKNDEMTAKYEKEKSQILDIKNLKSQLDEAKGKAEKYEREYDFNKAAEVKYGEIPKLEEQIKKYEESMNDGSENSLLKEEVTEEEISNIVSKWTGIPVTKLVEGEREKLLKLEDELHERVIGQNEAVTAVSNAVIRARAGLKDERKPIGSFIFLGPTGVGKTELAKTLARNLFDSEDNIIRIDMSEYMEKHAVSRLVGPPPGYVGYEEGGQLTEAVRRAPYSVILFDEIEKAHEDVFNMFLQILDDGRLTDNKGKTVDFKNTLIIMTSNIGSNYLLEAGGNITDTTNSLVMNEMKHRFKPEFLNRVDDIIMFKPLDQDNIKKIIDIFMEDLKNRLKEKDISIEVTDSAKDVMVREGYDPVYGARPLKRYIGNTLETIIARKLIAGEIYNGCTIVIDGQDENIEVLVK; this is encoded by the coding sequence ATGGACGTAGAAAAAATGACTTTAAGAGTTCAAAAAAGTTTAAATGAGGCTTATAATGAAGCAGTAAAAAATCATAACCAACAAGTAGATGTAATTCATCTTTTTTCAGCACTTATTAATCAAGAAGATGGATTAATACCAAATATAGTAGAAAAGATGAATATATCAATAGATTCTTTAAGAAATACTGTAAACTTTGAAATGGATAAACTTCCAAAAGTATATGGAGAAGGAGCAGATTCACAAGGAGTGTCAGCTACTAGAAAAATAAATGAAGTACTTATAAAAGCAGAAAGTATTTCTAAAGAATTTAAAGATTCATATATAAGTGTTGAACATGTTATGCTTGCAATGATGGAAACAGAATCAAAATCAGTTGTTGGTAAAATATTGAAACAATATAATATAAATAAAAATGATTTTTTAAATGTTTTATCACAAGTTAGAGGTAGTCAAAGGGTAGAAACACAAGACCCAGAAGGAACATATGATGCACTTGCTAGATATGGAACAAATTTAGTAGATTTAGCTAAAAAAAATAAATTAGATCCTGTAATTGGAAGAGATGAAGAAATAAGAAGAATTATAAGAATTTTATCAAGAAGAACAAAAAATAACCCTGTATTAATTGGTGAACCAGGTGTAGGTAAAACTGCGATAGTTGAAGGCTTAGCAGAGAGAATAGTAAGAGGAGATGTACCAGAAGGATTAAAAGATAAAATAGTATTTTCTCTTGATATGGGCGCATTGATTGCTGGTGCAAAATATAGAGGAGAATTTGAAGAAAGATTAAAGGCTGTCTTAAAAGAAGTTCAAAGTTCTGATGGAAAAATCATTCTATTTATAGATGAGATTCATACTATAGTTGGTGCTGGTAAAACAGAAGGCTCAATGGATGCAGGTAACCTGATTAAGCCTATGCTTGCAAGAGGAGAGTTAAATTGTATTGGTGCAACTACTTTTGATGAGTACAGAAAATATATAGAAAAAGATAAAGCCCTTGAAAGACGTTTCCAACCTGTAATTGCAGAAGAACCTACTGTTGAAGATACAATATCTATACTTAGAGGACTTAAAGAAAGATTTGAGATACATCATGGAGTAAGAATTCATGATAATGCTATTGTAGCAGCAGCAAAACTTTCTCATAGATATATACAAGATAGATTTTTACCAGATAAAGCAATAGATTTAATAGATGAAGCTGGAGCTATGATTCGTAGTGAAATAGATTCATTGCCAACAGAATTAGATGTGGTTAGAAGAAAATTATTTACACTAGAAACTGAGAGAGAAGCTTTGCTTAAAGAAAATGATGATAAGAGTAAGACAAGATTAGAAGATATTCAAAAGGAAATAGCAGAGTTAAAATCTAAAAATGATGAAATGACTGCTAAATATGAAAAAGAGAAGAGTCAAATACTAGATATCAAAAATTTAAAATCTCAATTAGATGAAGCTAAAGGAAAAGCTGAAAAGTACGAAAGAGAATATGATTTTAACAAAGCAGCAGAGGTTAAATATGGTGAAATACCTAAATTAGAAGAGCAAATAAAGAAATATGAAGAAAGTATGAATGATGGTTCTGAAAACTCACTTTTAAAAGAAGAAGTTACAGAAGAAGAAATATCTAATATTGTATCAAAGTGGACAGGTATACCAGTAACTAAATTAGTCGAAGGTGAAAGAGAAAAGCTACTTAAGCTAGAAGATGAACTTCATGAGAGAGTTATTGGACAGAATGAAGCTGTTACAGCAGTTTCAAATGCAGTAATACGTGCAAGAGCTGGCCTAAAAGATGAAAGAAAACCAATTGGTTCATTTATATTCTTAGGGCCTACAGGAGTTGGAAAAACTGAACTTGCAAAAACTCTTGCTAGAAATTTATTTGATAGTGAAGACAATATAATTAGAATTGACATGTCTGAATATATGGAAAAACATGCTGTATCAAGATTAGTAGGACCTCCTCCAGGATATGTAGGATATGAAGAGGGCGGACAACTTACAGAAGCAGTTAGACGTGCACCTTATTCTGTAATATTATTTGATGAGATAGAAAAAGCACATGAAGATGTATTTAATATGTTTTTACAAATATTAGATGATGGTAGACTTACTGATAATAAAGGTAAGACTGTAGACTTCAAAAATACTCTTATAATAATGACCTCTAATATAGGAAGTAATTATTTATTAGAAGCAGGTGGAAATATAACAGATACTACTAACAGTCTTGTAATGAATGAGATGAAGCATAGATTTAAACCTGAATTTCTAAATAGAGTAGATGATATTATAATGTTTAAACCTTTAGACCAAGATAATATCAAGAAAATTATAGACATATTTATGGAAGATTTAAAAAATAGATTAAAAGAAAAAGATATTTCTATTGAGGTTACAGATTCAGCTAAAGATGTAATGGTGAGAGAAGGTTATGACCCTGTGTATGGTGCAAGACCTCTTAAGAGATATATAGGAAATACATTAGAAACTATAATTGCAAGAAAACTTATTGCTGGAGAGATATATAATGGATGTACTATAGTTATAGATGGTCAAGATGAAAATATTGAAGTTTTAGTTAAGTAA
- a CDS encoding methylated-DNA--[protein]-cysteine S-methyltransferase yields MKNIFYYETKIGKIGISEENNYITDLFFGIQELSCEKYTVKETKIIKDANKQLSEYLNGDRKKFDLPLHPSGSEFSKQVWSELCKIPYGETRTYLELANTINRPKSYRAVGLANSKNPISIFIPCHRLIGSNGSLRGYLGGIKTKDYLLKLESENK; encoded by the coding sequence ATGAAAAATATATTTTACTATGAAACTAAAATTGGGAAAATAGGAATATCAGAAGAAAATAATTACATTACAGATTTATTCTTTGGGATACAAGAATTATCTTGTGAAAAATATACAGTTAAAGAGACTAAAATTATAAAAGATGCAAATAAACAACTAAGTGAATATCTAAATGGTGATAGAAAAAAATTTGATTTACCATTACATCCATCAGGAAGTGAGTTTAGTAAACAAGTGTGGAGTGAACTTTGTAAAATTCCATATGGAGAAACAAGAACTTATCTAGAATTAGCGAATACAATCAATAGACCTAAATCATATAGAGCAGTGGGGTTGGCCAATAGTAAAAATCCTATTTCTATTTTTATACCTTGCCATAGGCTTATTGGTTCTAATGGAAGTTTAAGAGGTTATTTGGGCGGAATAAAAACAAAGGATTATTTATTAAAACTGGAAAGTGAAAATAAATAA
- a CDS encoding helix-turn-helix transcriptional regulator — protein sequence MESLGDRIAKLRKELNINQKELATKVGITEASLSRYENNLREPKSEIIVRLAKSLKTSTDYLLGINENTKINREDKLIIESLSVSEKTKQLLEKIYSLEEEDREAIEKMIDNAYIKRFLKEEN from the coding sequence ATGGAAAGTTTAGGAGATAGAATAGCAAAGCTAAGAAAAGAGTTGAATATAAATCAAAAGGAACTTGCTACTAAAGTTGGTATAACTGAAGCTAGTTTATCACGTTATGAAAATAATCTGCGAGAACCTAAAAGTGAAATAATAGTAAGATTAGCAAAATCACTGAAGACATCTACAGATTATTTATTAGGTATAAATGAAAATACAAAAATAAATAGAGAAGACAAATTAATAATAGAAAGTTTATCAGTTAGTGAAAAAACAAAGCAGCTTTTAGAAAAGATATATTCACTTGAAGAAGAAGATAGAGAGGCTATAGAAAAAATGATTGATAATGCTTATATAAAGAGATTTTTAAAAGAAGAGAATTAG
- a CDS encoding VanZ family protein, with amino-acid sequence MCTLYPLFCAILPCLIYQIIVIRRVNLKEKRNLVTHLIWVYVFLFYIYLALSKAGIGSIWDIGRYGEIIRLDEINLIPFSSSGALTYILNIIMFMPLGFLLPLIWKRFRNFISILCTGLSFSLAIEICQLFNHRTTDIDDLMMNTLGAILGYFIWICIDNLFNYISKKTIFAHRYEQILQDEIAVEADDDTNRKTINLPKNEAIMYLILAVLGEFLLYNFYITY; translated from the coding sequence ATGTGTACACTTTATCCGTTATTTTGTGCAATATTACCTTGTTTAATATACCAAATAATTGTTATAAGAAGAGTAAATTTAAAAGAAAAAAGGAATTTAGTAACACATCTAATATGGGTCTATGTTTTTTTGTTTTATATTTACTTAGCACTTAGCAAAGCAGGTATTGGAAGTATATGGGATATAGGTAGATATGGTGAAATTATTAGACTAGATGAAATAAATTTAATTCCATTTAGTTCAAGTGGTGCTTTAACCTACATTCTAAATATCATCATGTTTATGCCTTTAGGATTTTTACTTCCTTTGATTTGGAAAAGATTTAGAAATTTTATTAGCATATTATGTACTGGACTAAGCTTTTCATTGGCAATTGAGATTTGTCAATTATTTAATCATAGAACCACAGATATTGATGATTTGATGATGAATACTCTAGGTGCTATTTTGGGATACTTCATATGGATATGTATAGATAATTTATTTAATTATATAAGTAAAAAGACTATCTTTGCACATCGATATGAACAGATTCTTCAAGATGAAATTGCTGTTGAAGCTGATGATGATACAAATAGAAAAACTATTAACCTCCCTAAAAATGAAGCTATTATGTACTTAATATTAGCTGTTTTAGGAGAATTTCTATTGTATAATTTTTATATCACTTATTAG
- a CDS encoding DUF5071 domain-containing protein, with translation MKNVEELLPKDKFDNCNIEKLKLLSDEEIKPICLRLLEWIQDYNWPVAKDILPVLALHQEIITPLIIDILIPEEKDDDWKYWIIVCLLPMFTDKKLEPIIPFIKRIAEKPTKWENTSEVDEVARKLLQLRL, from the coding sequence ATGAAAAATGTCGAAGAACTGCTTCCAAAAGATAAGTTTGATAACTGTAATATTGAAAAATTAAAGTTATTATCTGATGAAGAGATAAAACCTATTTGCCTTAGGCTTTTAGAATGGATACAAGATTACAATTGGCCTGTTGCAAAAGATATATTACCTGTATTGGCATTACATCAAGAAATTATTACTCCACTGATAATAGATATTCTTATCCCAGAGGAAAAAGATGATGATTGGAAATATTGGATAATCGTATGTCTATTACCAATGTTCACAGATAAAAAACTTGAACCAATTATACCTTTTATAAAGAGAATTGCAGAAAAACCAACAAAATGGGAAAATACTTCAGAAGTAGATGAGGTTGCGAGAAAATTGTTACAATTAAGGTTATGA
- a CDS encoding TVP38/TMEM64 family protein — MIFIIKRNLKGIVTALIIVIFILIYYAFFRGITAEQIRQYVQSYGNYAPFVYILIFSILPITFFPVPVLALAGGLAFGLWKGTLYTIIGAGVNSAIMFMMAKVLAKDAITKFLKNKLSPSLWKLFMEADEKRGFFIIFVLRLIPITPYNLINYGAGLTNIRFSSYMFATLIGILPGTLVFLNIGDKAIDITNPSFIISIVLLFLLIITSLILAKKISPTSISKRE; from the coding sequence ATGATATTTATTATAAAAAGGAATTTGAAAGGAATTGTTACAGCACTTATCATTGTTATTTTTATACTCATTTATTATGCATTTTTTAGGGGTATTACAGCAGAGCAAATACGTCAATATGTGCAATCATATGGAAACTATGCACCCTTTGTATATATATTGATTTTCTCAATTTTGCCAATTACTTTTTTCCCAGTTCCAGTATTAGCATTGGCTGGAGGATTAGCATTTGGATTGTGGAAAGGGACACTTTATACGATAATAGGTGCAGGTGTTAATAGTGCAATTATGTTTATGATGGCAAAGGTATTAGCTAAGGATGCCATAACTAAGTTTTTAAAAAATAAATTATCACCATCTTTATGGAAACTTTTTATGGAGGCAGATGAGAAGAGAGGATTTTTTATTATATTTGTATTAAGATTGATACCAATTACTCCATATAATCTGATAAACTATGGAGCAGGGCTTACTAATATAAGATTTAGTAGCTATATGTTTGCAACACTTATTGGTATTTTACCAGGAACATTAGTGTTCTTAAATATAGGAGATAAAGCTATTGATATCACTAATCCTTCTTTTATAATTTCTATAGTGTTGTTGTTTTTATTAATAATAACATCTTTAATATTGGCAAAAAAGATTTCTCCAACTAGTATATCTAAGAGAGAATAA
- the ilvD gene encoding dihydroxy-acid dehydratase codes for MRSDIKKGIEGAPKRALMYGMGLTREEIERPLIGIVNAQNEVIPGHLHLDEIAEAAKNGVRMSGGLPLEFPAIGVCDGIAMGHVGMNYSLASRELIADSIEAMAMAHGFDALVLIPNCDKIVPGMLMAAARLNIPSVVVSGGPMLPGKANGKVYDFNSAMEGVGACKDGTMSEEELEVLAMNSCPGCGSCSGLFTANSMNCLTEALGMGIPYNGTAASHSGERKRIAKYAGMYVMELLKNNIKPRDILTIDAFKNAITVDMAMAGSTNTVLHLPAIAYEAGIELNLDLFDEISEKTPCLTKLSPSGKHHIEDLHMAGGIPAIINELSKIKGINLDCKTVTGESIGENIKNCEIKNEEVIHTLENTYSSQGGLSILRGNLAVNGAVVKKSAVAEEMLIHEGPARVFNSEEEAVSAIFDKKINKGDVIVIRYEGPKGGPGMKEMLSPTSAVAGMGLDKHVALLTDGRFSGATRGASIGHISPEAMEGGLIGIVEEGDIISINIPDKKLELKVSEVEIENRKSKFKPLEAKIKHGYLSRYAKLVTSANTGAVLK; via the coding sequence ATGAGAAGCGATATAAAAAAAGGAATAGAGGGAGCTCCAAAGAGAGCATTAATGTATGGAATGGGTCTTACTAGAGAAGAAATTGAAAGACCATTAATAGGTATAGTAAATGCACAAAATGAAGTGATTCCTGGTCATCTTCATCTTGATGAAATAGCAGAAGCAGCAAAAAATGGAGTGAGAATGAGTGGTGGATTACCATTAGAATTTCCAGCTATAGGAGTTTGTGATGGTATAGCTATGGGGCATGTTGGAATGAATTATTCACTTGCTTCAAGAGAATTAATAGCCGATTCTATAGAGGCAATGGCAATGGCACATGGTTTTGATGCTTTAGTACTTATACCTAATTGTGATAAAATAGTCCCAGGAATGTTAATGGCGGCTGCAAGACTTAATATACCAAGTGTTGTTGTAAGTGGAGGTCCTATGCTTCCAGGAAAAGCAAATGGAAAAGTATATGACTTTAACTCTGCAATGGAAGGTGTTGGAGCTTGTAAGGATGGGACAATGAGTGAAGAAGAACTAGAAGTGTTGGCAATGAATTCTTGTCCTGGATGTGGTTCATGTTCTGGGCTTTTTACAGCTAATAGTATGAATTGTTTAACAGAGGCACTAGGTATGGGTATTCCATATAATGGTACTGCTGCTTCACATTCAGGAGAAAGAAAAAGAATCGCAAAGTATGCAGGTATGTATGTTATGGAACTTCTTAAGAATAATATAAAGCCTAGAGATATTTTGACAATAGACGCTTTTAAAAATGCAATAACTGTAGATATGGCAATGGCTGGTTCTACAAATACAGTGCTTCATTTACCTGCAATAGCCTATGAAGCAGGAATAGAACTTAATTTAGATTTATTTGATGAAATAAGTGAAAAAACTCCTTGTTTAACAAAATTAAGTCCAAGTGGTAAGCATCATATCGAAGATTTACATATGGCAGGAGGAATACCAGCTATAATTAATGAACTTTCAAAGATAAAAGGAATAAATTTAGATTGTAAAACAGTAACAGGCGAGTCTATAGGAGAAAACATAAAAAATTGTGAGATAAAGAATGAAGAAGTAATACATACATTAGAAAATACATATAGCAGTCAAGGTGGCCTATCAATTTTAAGAGGTAATCTTGCTGTAAATGGAGCAGTTGTAAAAAAATCAGCAGTAGCAGAGGAAATGTTGATTCATGAAGGTCCAGCAAGAGTTTTTAATTCAGAAGAAGAAGCTGTTAGTGCTATATTTGACAAAAAAATAAACAAAGGTGATGTTATAGTTATAAGATATGAAGGTCCAAAAGGAGGGCCAGGAATGAAAGAAATGTTATCTCCCACATCAGCAGTTGCGGGAATGGGGCTTGATAAGCATGTAGCACTTCTTACTGATGGGCGTTTTTCAGGAGCTACCAGAGGGGCATCTATAGGGCATATTTCTCCAGAAGCTATGGAAGGTGGTTTAATAGGAATAGTTGAAGAAGGAGATATAATTTCTATAAATATACCAGATAAAAAATTAGAACTAAAAGTAAGTGAAGTAGAAATAGAAAATAGAAAATCAAAATTTAAGCCTTTAGAAGCAAAAATAAAGCATGGATATTTAAGTAGATATGCTAAGCTGGTTACATCAGCAAATACAGGGGCAGTTTTGAAATAG